From Paenibacillus sp. GP183, the proteins below share one genomic window:
- a CDS encoding GGDEF domain-containing protein: MGKWDSIPCLKDIHIQPGHTVDENESLGDFMDKIRTQKSSNRTYIVMRDTKPVGIIRSIDMFRLLGTLYGVALNYKKRLNEVMYSNILTVDWNMKIDEVSRKATVRIYEDIYDDIIVTRDQDFIGVIPVYELLTFMTEFKLREAVQQNPLTGLPGNERIHDYITIKIEQKEAISVIYTDIDHFKAYNDVYGFKYGDDVIRWVGRLLTSTEFKELSFVGHIGGDDFVTCLPTSSAEDYCEQVIKLFEIEKRNYYSLEDNSKNNIESLDRDHVIKKFPLISLSMAILNISSEQITDLSELSLKAARVKKQAKQINGSNYVNI, encoded by the coding sequence ATGGGTAAATGGGATAGTATCCCTTGTTTGAAAGACATTCATATCCAACCAGGCCATACCGTTGACGAGAATGAATCATTGGGCGACTTTATGGATAAGATCAGAACTCAAAAGTCTTCTAATCGTACATATATTGTCATGAGGGACACTAAACCAGTCGGAATTATTCGTAGTATAGATATGTTCCGTTTACTAGGGACTCTGTATGGTGTCGCATTAAACTATAAAAAGCGATTAAACGAAGTTATGTATTCAAATATTCTAACTGTCGATTGGAATATGAAAATCGATGAAGTATCAAGAAAAGCAACTGTAAGAATTTATGAAGACATTTACGATGACATTATAGTCACTCGTGATCAGGATTTCATTGGAGTTATACCAGTTTATGAATTGCTGACCTTTATGACTGAATTTAAGCTTAGGGAAGCTGTTCAACAAAACCCATTGACAGGACTTCCAGGAAATGAACGAATTCATGATTACATAACAATTAAAATTGAACAGAAAGAAGCCATTTCAGTTATTTATACTGATATTGATCATTTTAAGGCATACAATGATGTGTACGGCTTTAAATACGGTGATGATGTTATTAGATGGGTGGGTAGATTACTTACTTCGACTGAGTTTAAAGAACTCTCTTTCGTTGGACATATTGGTGGTGATGATTTTGTCACCTGTCTTCCCACTAGCTCTGCTGAGGACTATTGTGAGCAGGTAATTAAATTGTTTGAAATCGAAAAGCGGAATTATTATTCATTGGAAGATAATTCAAAAAATAATATTGAATCATTAGATAGGGATCATGTAATCAAGAAATTTCCATTAATAAGTTTATCAATGGCGATATTAAATATATCCTCTGAACAAATTACGGACCTTTCTGAGCTGTCTTTAAAAGCCGCTAGAGTTAAAAAACAAGCAAAGCAAATAAATGGTAGCAATTATGTCAACATCTAA
- a CDS encoding IS6 family transposase translates to MGTGCRVVVQSSTVRWYLKYSLSYRDIVEMMSERGLKLSHTTIMRWVHEFGPEIDKRIRNYLKPSNDSWRTDETYIKVKGQWKYLYRAVDSMGKTIDFMLSEYRDMPAAKRFFTKALSSPHHQLPRVITLDKNPAYPPAIQELIHEKALPKETLIRQTKYLNNIVEQDHRFIKKITKPMLGFKSFLTAEQTLKGIEAMHMIRKGQAENNSSVLSAVEWLNKIFGIVA, encoded by the coding sequence TTGGGAACGGGCTGTCGGGTTGTGGTGCAAAGCTCAACCGTGAGATGGTATTTAAAATATAGTTTAAGCTATCGAGACATCGTAGAAATGATGAGCGAGCGGGGTTTAAAGTTATCCCATACAACGATCATGAGATGGGTCCATGAGTTTGGACCCGAAATAGATAAACGAATCCGCAACTATTTGAAACCCTCAAACGATTCGTGGCGAACGGACGAAACCTACATCAAAGTCAAAGGTCAATGGAAGTATTTATATCGGGCAGTTGATTCGATGGGGAAAACGATTGATTTCATGTTATCTGAATATCGTGATATGCCGGCAGCTAAGCGTTTCTTTACAAAAGCTTTGTCCTCTCCACATCATCAATTACCTCGTGTGATCACTTTGGATAAAAACCCAGCATATCCACCAGCCATACAAGAATTAATACATGAAAAAGCCTTGCCAAAAGAAACCTTGATTAGACAGACAAAGTATCTAAACAACATTGTGGAGCAAGATCATCGATTCATAAAAAAAATCACAAAACCGATGCTTGGTTTTAAATCATTTCTAACTGCAGAACAGACGTTAAAGGGAATCGAGGCTATGCATATGATTAGGAAAGGGCAGGCCGAAAATAATTCGTCTGTCCTCTCTGCTGTTGAATGGCTCAATAAAATATTTGGTATTGTGGCATAG
- a CDS encoding HD-GYP domain-containing protein — protein sequence MLLTNNLKELLRKVVLMTFPCLAVIIVATCIPYYEQRSLWPILVVYSLLSIVASFISIFSKNFVLTLTSAVNFSAILLYGQPVAIWSSLIEVILIAFLYSSKLATALNNAGQKFVFITIVAVVAAYLKTVPIRSEFSDLLLIGIYWISNITMCATVLSVIYNKSFKSIFVNMMKTGPMIYFLVLALGLISVRLYESLALYGLIPMLFVFALISRVFKQYHASLLKLEYKVEQEKQLNMSLITAMASVIDARDPYTSGHSWRVAYWGKRIATELKLTKMEIDNVYFGGILHDIGKIGIEDDILRKEGTLSAEEYEKIKLHPVIGYQILKDANIFSELLPAIRSHHERIDGNGYPDGLKENEIPLIAKILTITDAFDAMISDRPYRKGLSLEETLRRINEGAGSQFDTELTAVFIKLIEKTPWDEVVEQFKMNQAQLEAAVSAPIPENEN from the coding sequence ATGTTACTGACAAACAATCTTAAGGAACTTTTGAGAAAAGTCGTACTAATGACATTCCCTTGCCTGGCAGTTATTATTGTCGCAACTTGTATTCCCTATTATGAACAAAGATCATTATGGCCCATTTTGGTCGTTTATTCATTGTTGAGTATTGTAGCGTCATTTATTTCAATTTTTTCAAAAAATTTTGTTTTGACACTGACATCGGCAGTTAATTTTTCAGCAATTTTATTATATGGCCAGCCTGTAGCTATATGGTCATCATTAATTGAAGTCATACTTATTGCATTCTTATATTCTAGCAAACTTGCGACTGCCTTAAATAATGCTGGGCAAAAATTTGTGTTTATTACTATTGTCGCTGTTGTGGCTGCTTACTTGAAGACTGTCCCAATCCGATCTGAGTTTTCTGATTTGCTCCTTATTGGAATATATTGGATATCGAATATAACCATGTGTGCAACAGTGCTGAGTGTGATCTACAACAAGTCATTTAAAAGTATTTTCGTCAACATGATGAAAACCGGCCCTATGATTTATTTCTTGGTATTAGCATTAGGTCTAATCAGTGTCAGGCTTTATGAATCTCTTGCACTATACGGGTTAATCCCAATGTTGTTTGTCTTTGCTCTAATTAGTCGAGTTTTCAAACAATATCATGCTTCCTTGTTAAAATTGGAGTATAAGGTTGAACAAGAGAAACAATTAAATATGTCTCTTATTACCGCTATGGCTTCAGTAATTGATGCAAGAGATCCATACACAAGTGGACATTCCTGGCGGGTAGCCTATTGGGGTAAACGAATTGCAACCGAGCTAAAATTAACAAAGATGGAGATCGATAATGTCTATTTCGGCGGGATTCTTCATGATATTGGGAAGATTGGCATTGAGGATGATATTTTAAGAAAAGAAGGAACATTGAGTGCGGAAGAATATGAAAAAATTAAATTGCATCCGGTTATTGGTTACCAGATTTTAAAAGACGCAAACATTTTTTCGGAATTGTTACCGGCTATTCGTTCTCATCATGAGAGAATCGATGGAAATGGCTATCCAGATGGTTTAAAGGAGAACGAGATACCGTTGATTGCAAAAATACTAACTATAACAGACGCTTTTGACGCTATGATATCAGATCGCCCATATCGAAAAGGACTTTCACTGGAGGAAACGTTGAGACGCATTAATGAGGGAGCTGGCAGTCAATTTGATACGGAGCTGACGGCCGTGTTTATTAAATTAATTGAGAAGACACCTTGGGATGAAGTGGTTGAGCAATTTAAAATGAATCAAGCACAATTGGAAGCAGCAGTAAGTGCACCCATCCCGGAAAATGAAAATTAA
- a CDS encoding DUF5317 domain-containing protein has product MLLDIIILSFVVAFLRGGRIKEIPKFHKLVFLLISVILQVCSIFLPHGIGKVIVSVAYLSAIVFLYKNRMWEDVRVIMIGWMLNAITIWVNLGRMPIDLEQAKKTPFDVTALLNGDDWKHAIIDNTTRLSFLSDIIYVPYPVPRVISIGDIFVAFGVFLLIQRMMNKPISLKGLHEGKLNVTDKQS; this is encoded by the coding sequence ATGCTGCTCGATATCATTATTTTGTCTTTTGTCGTCGCGTTTTTACGCGGAGGCAGAATAAAGGAAATCCCTAAATTTCATAAATTAGTATTTTTGCTGATCAGCGTCATTCTGCAGGTGTGTTCCATCTTTTTACCTCACGGGATAGGCAAAGTGATTGTGTCGGTTGCTTATTTATCGGCTATCGTCTTTTTGTACAAAAATAGGATGTGGGAAGATGTACGCGTAATCATGATTGGCTGGATGTTAAATGCAATCACGATTTGGGTTAATCTTGGCAGGATGCCGATTGATCTCGAGCAAGCGAAGAAAACTCCTTTTGATGTGACTGCTCTTTTAAATGGAGATGACTGGAAGCATGCGATTATAGATAATACTACCCGTTTGTCGTTTCTATCGGATATCATCTATGTACCGTACCCGGTTCCGAGGGTTATAAGTATTGGAGATATTTTTGTTGCGTTTGGCGTCTTTTTGCTAATTCAGCGGATGATGAATAAACCCATATCACTAAAAGGACTACACGAGGGGAAATTGAATGTTACTGACAAACAATCTTAA
- a CDS encoding alcohol dehydrogenase catalytic domain-containing protein — translation MKTKAWYVKAPFNFELREGELGEIGDEEVLIRVKACGICGTDMTSAKTGAADWEPIGHEISGIVVRKGSRVRHVEEDSSVTLETSTFCRTCEWCRDGRYDLCNRGPSFWGRNFSMGFAEFIVAPKEVVVPFEGLSFAVASLVEPLGVAVDLTETVDIRIGDDVLVLGLGPIGLMALRLAKLRGARKIYAAAHSHSVKRIETALAFGADEIIYTDKVPLETYAFDRGGVDRVLVTAPPATIPSALKATRTGGVIGFIGIEFGSGANITFDANEFHFKKLQLRASHATPALFFPKCIEMLKSGVVEGGALVTHTFGLEQFAEAMKELRDDRGSSIKMVMVND, via the coding sequence TTGAAAACGAAAGCATGGTATGTCAAAGCGCCTTTCAACTTCGAGCTTCGCGAAGGCGAGCTGGGGGAGATCGGCGACGAAGAGGTATTGATTCGCGTGAAAGCATGCGGCATTTGTGGAACGGACATGACGAGCGCCAAGACGGGCGCGGCTGACTGGGAGCCGATCGGCCATGAAATTTCGGGCATTGTCGTGCGGAAGGGATCGCGCGTCCGGCATGTCGAGGAAGACAGTTCGGTTACGTTGGAGACGAGCACGTTTTGCCGGACTTGCGAATGGTGCCGGGACGGCCGGTACGATCTATGCAACCGGGGCCCGAGCTTCTGGGGGCGCAACTTCTCCATGGGGTTCGCCGAATTCATCGTCGCCCCTAAGGAGGTTGTCGTTCCGTTCGAAGGGCTTTCCTTCGCGGTCGCTTCGCTTGTGGAGCCGCTCGGCGTTGCGGTCGATCTGACCGAGACGGTCGACATCCGCATAGGCGACGACGTGCTGGTGCTTGGTCTTGGTCCGATCGGCCTCATGGCGCTCAGGCTGGCAAAGCTGCGGGGCGCGCGAAAAATTTATGCGGCGGCCCATTCCCACTCCGTCAAACGCATCGAGACTGCCCTTGCCTTCGGTGCGGACGAAATCATCTACACGGACAAGGTGCCACTCGAAACCTATGCTTTCGACCGGGGCGGGGTGGACCGCGTACTCGTAACGGCTCCGCCGGCGACGATCCCGTCGGCTTTAAAGGCGACGCGAACGGGCGGCGTAATTGGCTTTATCGGCATCGAATTCGGTTCCGGAGCGAATATTACGTTCGACGCGAACGAGTTTCATTTCAAGAAACTGCAACTGCGGGCTTCTCATGCCACCCCCGCGCTCTTCTTCCCGAAATGCATCGAGATGCTCAAGTCAGGCGTGGTTGAAGGCGGCGCGCTGGTTACGCATACGTTCGGGCTAGAACAGTTCGCGGAAGCAATGAAGGAACTGCGCGATGATCGCGGTTCCTCGATCAAGATGGTCATGGTCAACGATTAA
- a CDS encoding Rad52/Rad22 family DNA repair protein, producing MLTSTFYFIEAFKIDVQEEKQMTQVSLFDQLNAPFPFDAYAANYQGYASVNPQSTSDRLNEVFTPMGWRLETIENQVDMKLFSVSILAMISIRDEKGEWIGKTQFGDATMVIEKDAKTPTSQAVMDAKKKAMSDALKKCASLLGVASDVYQGRIRVVKAKGDNRYFPLLQKFNLHSARFPNGVCILPDDYKVYYEEKGWSGVFESDLASLKDNEGKGGGNKTTSNPESLSKTAEKEKVIDPNAALKEKYKKGQGNLDGFDEWFKKMQEKGMPFSQMDYVLQDAINKKTEKAKQDAASQKAKTDEKKTVTASPSGETDGNKSPNTDNAVFELSDLEALGDVESPYLKMVFKHKGIPTEVFACGSEMIEEVEKLNLTEGSRCHILTREAKGKNVLRQIRKAS from the coding sequence TTGCTTACTTCGACTTTTTATTTTATAGAGGCATTTAAAATCGATGTGCAGGAGGAGAAGCAGATGACCCAAGTAAGCTTATTTGATCAGCTAAATGCACCATTCCCTTTTGATGCATACGCCGCTAATTATCAAGGTTATGCCTCAGTGAATCCTCAATCTACATCCGATAGGTTGAACGAAGTATTCACTCCAATGGGTTGGAGGTTGGAAACAATCGAGAATCAAGTGGACATGAAATTATTCTCCGTCTCAATTCTTGCTATGATTTCCATTAGAGATGAAAAAGGAGAATGGATCGGAAAAACGCAATTTGGTGACGCAACTATGGTTATTGAAAAAGACGCGAAGACACCCACATCACAGGCAGTAATGGATGCCAAAAAGAAAGCAATGTCTGATGCGTTAAAAAAGTGTGCTTCCCTTCTAGGAGTCGCCTCCGATGTCTACCAGGGTAGAATCCGAGTGGTTAAAGCAAAAGGTGACAATAGGTACTTTCCACTCCTTCAAAAGTTCAATCTTCATTCGGCAAGATTTCCAAATGGAGTTTGCATCCTTCCTGATGATTACAAAGTTTATTATGAGGAGAAAGGGTGGAGCGGAGTTTTTGAATCTGATCTTGCATCTTTAAAGGATAACGAAGGAAAGGGTGGAGGCAACAAAACTACCTCAAATCCAGAATCACTTTCCAAGACAGCTGAGAAGGAAAAAGTAATTGATCCAAATGCAGCCTTAAAAGAGAAATATAAGAAGGGACAAGGCAACTTAGATGGCTTCGATGAATGGTTTAAGAAGATGCAGGAAAAAGGCATGCCATTCTCACAAATGGACTACGTTCTTCAGGATGCAATTAATAAGAAGACCGAGAAAGCGAAACAGGATGCTGCCTCTCAAAAGGCGAAAACTGATGAAAAGAAAACAGTCACAGCGTCCCCCTCAGGTGAAACTGATGGCAACAAAAGCCCGAATACAGATAATGCTGTATTTGAATTATCGGACTTAGAAGCCCTGGGTGACGTAGAATCTCCTTATCTCAAAATGGTGTTTAAGCATAAGGGAATTCCTACTGAAGTTTTCGCATGCGGATCTGAAATGATTGAAGAAGTTGAAAAATTGAACTTGACCGAAGGTAGTAGATGCCACATTTTAACCCGTGAAGCAAAAGGGAAGAATGTTCTGCGTCAAATCCGAAAGGCAAGCTAA
- a CDS encoding helix-turn-helix transcriptional regulator yields the protein MKTRIQELRKKHKISQEELALAVGVTRQTITSLENEKYVASLVLAYKIAKYFHLTIEDVFDFSDVEVDGS from the coding sequence ATGAAGACGAGGATTCAAGAGTTGCGTAAAAAGCACAAGATCAGTCAAGAGGAGCTTGCACTCGCGGTCGGCGTGACGCGTCAGACGATAACGTCGCTCGAGAACGAGAAGTATGTTGCCTCGCTCGTGCTGGCTTATAAAATCGCGAAATATTTTCACTTAACGATTGAAGATGTGTTTGATTTCAGTGATGTGGAGGTTGATGGGTCATGA
- a CDS encoding 2-hydroxymuconate tautomerase family protein → MPVITVKMAKGRTIEQKQQFVEAITNEAVKTLNVKEEWVTVIFDEYDRENWASNGQLHSLKFGDGFGKKGTE, encoded by the coding sequence TTGCCTGTTATCACAGTAAAGATGGCTAAGGGTAGAACTATCGAGCAAAAACAACAATTCGTTGAAGCGATTACCAATGAAGCAGTTAAAACTTTAAATGTGAAAGAGGAATGGGTTACGGTCATTTTTGATGAATACGATAGAGAAAATTGGGCTTCTAATGGACAACTTCATTCACTTAAATTCGGTGATGGGTTTGGCAAAAAAGGAACAGAATAA
- a CDS encoding response regulator transcription factor, whose product MRVQMHFQVYYDCTDTIGEKSLSAVTITVLSPVGRYTISPELSKKCDTEKPKNHRYKDNGTTEKDWVVLVETILIIEDQEDINLMLAEALINAGYNVKTSYTGTDGIKEIKDNSYDLILLDIMLPYKSGDEILKETREFSDTPVIIISAKDMVGTKIDLLKLGADDYITKPFDLGEVVARVESNLRRAHKQIQENKVFRYKDLALDDNTKRVTIDETEIDLTAKEFLILELLLKHGGKVFTKSNLYESVWKDEYLGDDNAVKTHISNLRNKLKKANPNEEYIETVWGLGYRLYKELSVS is encoded by the coding sequence GTGCGAGTTCAAATGCATTTTCAAGTTTATTACGACTGCACTGACACTATCGGCGAAAAATCCCTCTCGGCTGTCACTATTACCGTTTTATCTCCAGTTGGGCGTTACACAATTTCACCCGAACTCTCGAAAAAATGTGATACAGAAAAACCTAAAAATCACCGATATAAAGATAACGGAACAACGGAAAAGGACTGGGTGGTTTTAGTGGAAACGATTCTAATTATTGAAGATCAAGAAGATATCAATCTAATGTTGGCAGAAGCATTGATCAATGCCGGTTATAACGTGAAAACATCCTATACCGGCACCGATGGAATAAAGGAAATCAAAGATAACTCCTATGATTTGATACTGCTTGATATTATGCTTCCCTACAAAAGCGGGGATGAAATACTTAAAGAGACACGAGAGTTTTCTGATACCCCTGTAATAATCATCTCCGCAAAGGATATGGTTGGCACGAAGATTGATCTTTTGAAGCTGGGGGCGGACGATTATATCACCAAACCCTTTGATTTAGGGGAAGTTGTGGCACGTGTAGAATCCAATCTGCGGCGTGCGCATAAGCAAATACAAGAAAACAAAGTTTTTCGATATAAAGATTTGGCATTGGACGACAATACCAAGCGCGTTACTATAGACGAGACTGAGATTGATCTGACTGCAAAGGAATTTCTGATACTGGAGTTGCTGCTAAAGCATGGAGGTAAGGTTTTTACAAAATCAAACCTTTATGAATCGGTTTGGAAAGATGAATACCTCGGTGATGATAATGCAGTTAAGACTCATATCAGCAATCTGCGCAACAAGCTCAAGAAAGCAA
- a CDS encoding N-acetyltransferase produces MEIRTERISDYDEVFQLNYLAFKNREDESRLIERIRLSKQFIPELSLVAEENNHIVGHALFSKAEVIDGEKNHDVIVLAPVAVLPSNQKKGIGSILIQEGLKRCTELGYDFVFLIGHPTYYPKFGFKPARKYGFELKQFNVSDEVFMVYELTQGNTNSLQGELRYPETFFV; encoded by the coding sequence ATGGAAATTAGGACAGAAAGAATTAGTGATTATGATGAAGTATTTCAGTTAAATTACCTGGCTTTTAAGAACAGAGAAGATGAATCAAGATTGATTGAAAGAATTAGATTATCTAAACAATTCATCCCAGAGTTGTCCCTTGTAGCAGAAGAAAATAATCACATAGTTGGTCATGCTTTATTTAGTAAAGCTGAGGTTATTGACGGAGAAAAAAATCATGATGTTATAGTACTTGCTCCTGTTGCAGTATTACCAAGTAATCAGAAGAAAGGAATAGGTAGTATATTAATTCAAGAGGGGTTAAAAAGATGCACAGAATTAGGTTATGATTTTGTATTTTTGATAGGACATCCAACTTATTATCCCAAGTTCGGATTTAAACCAGCGAGAAAATATGGATTCGAACTAAAACAATTTAATGTATCTGACGAAGTCTTTATGGTGTATGAATTAACCCAAGGAAACACAAACAGCTTACAAGGTGAGTTAAGGTATCCGGAAACATTCTTCGTATAA